One segment of Chloroflexota bacterium DNA contains the following:
- a CDS encoding ImmA/IrrE family metallo-endopeptidase — translation MEIEFNMAINTHVQLPEKWANPEILRWARTRMGLRPEQVESLAAIAAERIMDWEHARAVPALSDLQNIAEVYDCPVGYFFLDSPPEEKQILDFRGLTVEKIEVLSYETHVHLSEFLRLTDYLASLVENLDLPHEVDIETVDINEPVESVAGRERERFGFTPETRERWATANEAFDFWRKAIELRGAFVIALKLKANEVRGASRWDSPRAPALLVNRMDMEAATGRTFTLLHEWAHLLIKYPGLVCDFRGQAKGANVERFANQFAAEILVPKKEFELYLKSRNLYEKRPRWGDALLDEIRQVFKVSRDVIAISLEEMELARKGFYRDKRASWDLRKPFFSGFSGGKGRRTKAERRLLEIGRPVANLISVAYEHGAISKLDLAEILGMKVEQAERFVSWVRENPRSREAT, via the coding sequence CGAGATACTAAGATGGGCAAGGACCCGCATGGGACTCAGGCCGGAGCAAGTAGAATCTTTGGCGGCTATAGCTGCTGAGCGGATAATGGATTGGGAACACGCGAGAGCAGTTCCGGCGTTATCCGACCTCCAGAACATAGCTGAAGTGTACGATTGCCCGGTAGGTTATTTCTTCTTGGATTCACCTCCTGAAGAGAAGCAAATACTGGATTTCAGAGGCCTGACGGTTGAGAAAATCGAGGTTCTGAGTTATGAGACCCATGTGCATTTGAGCGAATTTCTCAGACTTACAGATTACCTGGCCTCGTTAGTAGAAAATCTTGACCTACCACATGAAGTCGACATCGAGACGGTCGATATAAACGAGCCTGTGGAATCGGTCGCGGGAAGAGAACGAGAGCGATTTGGTTTCACACCAGAGACAAGAGAACGGTGGGCGACGGCAAATGAGGCCTTTGATTTCTGGAGAAAAGCAATTGAATTGAGAGGAGCATTCGTTATAGCTCTGAAACTAAAGGCGAACGAGGTGAGGGGAGCCTCCAGATGGGATTCACCACGCGCCCCGGCACTTCTTGTGAACCGCATGGACATGGAAGCTGCTACAGGTCGGACCTTCACCCTTTTACATGAATGGGCACACTTACTAATCAAATACCCAGGATTAGTGTGTGATTTTCGTGGTCAGGCAAAAGGTGCAAACGTTGAACGCTTTGCCAACCAGTTTGCAGCTGAAATTCTGGTGCCCAAAAAGGAATTTGAGCTTTATCTCAAAAGCCGGAACCTCTATGAAAAGCGTCCCCGTTGGGGAGACGCTCTTTTAGATGAAATTAGGCAAGTCTTTAAAGTTAGCCGTGACGTCATTGCCATTTCACTGGAAGAAATGGAACTTGCTCGTAAAGGTTTTTACCGTGATAAACGTGCTTCTTGGGATTTACGTAAGCCGTTCTTCAGCGGTTTTTCAGGTGGAAAGGGGAGAAGAACAAAAGCTGAACGTAGGTTGTTGGAGATCGGCCGTCCAGTTGCAAACCTCATATCAGTAGCCTATGAGCATGGAGCAATCTCTAAATTGGATTTAGCCGAAATCCTTGGCATGAAGGTGGAGCAAGCTGAAAGGTTCGTATCGTGGGTGCGAGAAAATCCCAGAAGCCGCGAGGCAACATAA
- a CDS encoding PIN domain-containing protein codes for MKDLVKSGRLKIPEGVYRELRQKTDKLANVVEQWEKKYHFVVNLDYRALELLPDIERKYGPQFNIGGKNYPGFWKSPSGRKSVDAQVMALAKTRGWIVVSNDNSIHGACMLEDIACRRWEEIGRLLLGPEQPHLPGLEPLHN; via the coding sequence ATGAAGGATTTGGTGAAAAGTGGGAGACTGAAAATTCCTGAAGGGGTTTATAGGGAATTACGCCAGAAGACAGATAAGCTGGCGAATGTGGTTGAGCAGTGGGAAAAGAAATACCACTTTGTTGTCAACTTAGATTACAGGGCGCTAGAACTACTGCCAGACATAGAGCGAAAATACGGGCCACAATTCAACATCGGTGGTAAGAATTATCCAGGATTCTGGAAAAGCCCGAGCGGCAGAAAATCTGTAGATGCTCAGGTTATGGCTTTGGCAAAAACTCGTGGGTGGATAGTTGTATCGAATGATAATTCGATCCACGGGGCATGCATGCTTGAGGATATAGCATGTCGCAGATGGGAAGAAATCGGTAGATTATTATTAGGGCCAGAGCAACCTCACCTGCCAGGATTGGAACCACTTCATAACTGA